A window of Leptotrichia wadei contains these coding sequences:
- a CDS encoding amino acid ABC transporter permease — MQLSGIDVIFKGVNLQRLMGGLIVTGQIALVSIVFSILFGLILGIVMTSKNKIIYWTLKFYLESMRIIPLLVWLFIIYFGIAKGFDLHIDSETTTIIVFVIWGTAEMMDIVRGAIISLPKIQGESAKALGLDTSQVYRYVLLPQAVRRIAPAAVNLITRMIKTTSLAIFIEVAEVLKIGRQIIEFSSRKNPMAPFWVYLFIFFLYFIICYPITLLSKKMEKKWAV, encoded by the coding sequence ATGCAACTGTCGGGAATTGATGTTATTTTTAAAGGAGTCAATTTACAAAGACTTATGGGCGGGCTTATTGTGACAGGACAAATTGCCCTTGTTTCCATAGTGTTTTCAATATTATTTGGATTAATTTTAGGAATAGTTATGACTTCAAAAAATAAAATTATTTATTGGACTTTAAAATTTTATCTGGAAAGTATGAGAATCATTCCCTTGCTTGTGTGGCTGTTCATAATTTATTTTGGAATTGCGAAAGGCTTTGATTTACATATTGATTCAGAGACTACGACAATAATAGTGTTTGTGATTTGGGGAACGGCTGAAATGATGGATATTGTGAGGGGAGCAATTATTTCTCTTCCAAAAATTCAAGGGGAAAGTGCAAAGGCTCTGGGGCTTGATACAAGTCAAGTTTATAGATATGTGCTGCTTCCACAGGCAGTAAGAAGAATTGCACCTGCAGCGGTAAATCTTATAACAAGAATGATTAAGACAACTTCACTTGCGATTTTTATAGAAGTTGCAGAAGTTCTAAAAATAGGACGGCAAATTATAGAATTTTCAAGCAGGAAAAATCCAATGGCGCCATTCTGGGTGTATCTGTTCATATTTTTTCTATACTTCATAATTTGTTATCCAATTACATTATTATCAAAGAAAATGGAGAAAAAATGGGCTGTTTAA
- a CDS encoding low temperature requirement protein A: protein MSLIKERKVENIELFYDLIFVYAISKISGIIHHPHHGVIEPWTFFNFVLASLVVLQEWLYMTNYLNRFGTFNFREIMTMCVNMTAAIYLSNSFLADWSQAYYPFTISMLIMALSVAFLYHCQAMKKGFGEKEAVNARNILLVVSSLLIISLFVNFYIGSILLIITTFSGAFLPVIYKIEFDNNVAKFGHLKERFELLTILFFGEMIVGITKYFDIKHFTIYPFIALIAIFSLFGTYTILINKMINHHLVTRGLVLMYSHFFLLISLGIITSAWNLIGQEPNKTFLAFFYILGYTGFYLMLFANSIYLDKEKRLNKKDFSKILGILTISFAAIFIFRQNLIIMEFSILFLTCSILLIIARKYRKTQS, encoded by the coding sequence ATGAGTTTAATTAAAGAAAGAAAAGTTGAAAATATTGAACTTTTTTATGATTTGATATTTGTTTATGCTATTTCAAAAATATCAGGAATTATTCATCACCCTCATCATGGAGTGATTGAGCCTTGGACATTTTTTAATTTTGTATTAGCATCGCTCGTTGTCTTACAGGAATGGCTGTATATGACAAATTATTTGAATAGGTTTGGGACATTTAACTTTCGTGAAATTATGACCATGTGTGTAAATATGACGGCAGCGATTTATTTGTCTAATTCTTTTTTAGCAGATTGGAGTCAAGCCTACTATCCTTTTACAATTTCAATGTTAATTATGGCTTTGAGTGTAGCATTTTTGTATCACTGTCAAGCGATGAAAAAAGGATTTGGCGAAAAAGAAGCTGTTAATGCAAGAAATATTCTTTTAGTCGTTAGTTCATTGCTTATAATCAGTCTGTTCGTAAATTTTTATATTGGATCAATACTTCTTATAATTACAACCTTTTCAGGAGCTTTTCTTCCTGTAATTTACAAAATTGAATTTGATAATAATGTTGCTAAGTTTGGACATTTAAAAGAACGATTTGAATTATTGACAATTTTGTTCTTTGGAGAAATGATTGTCGGAATTACAAAATATTTTGATATAAAGCATTTTACAATTTATCCATTTATCGCTTTAATTGCAATATTTTCACTATTTGGAACATATACAATCTTGATAAACAAAATGATAAACCATCATCTGGTAACACGTGGATTGGTACTGATGTATTCACATTTTTTCCTGCTAATTAGTTTAGGAATTATAACTTCCGCTTGGAATTTAATTGGACAAGAGCCGAATAAAACTTTTTTAGCATTTTTTTATATTCTTGGATATACAGGCTTTTACTTAATGTTATTCGCAAATAGTATTTACCTGGACAAAGAAAAACGTCTAAACAAAAAGGATTTTTCAAAAATTTTAGGAATTTTAACTATTTCATTTGCAGCAATTTTTATTTTTAGACAAAATTTGATAATTATGGAATTTTCGATATTATTTCTAACTTGTTCAATTTTACTGATAATTGCTAGAAAATATAGAAAAACACAATCTTAG
- the def gene encoding peptide deformylase encodes MKIVLYGHPTLREKAEKVDEVDDNVRETLDEMVALMRKANGVGLAANQVDIAKRFFVLEHDGILKKVVNPEILEFSEEIADMEEGCLSIPGVYKRVNRPAKIKVKYLNENGEEVVEELEEMWARAFQHEFDHIEGILFTDRLSILNKRLVAKKLDVLKKDFAKGRVYRDLD; translated from the coding sequence ATGAAAATAGTTTTATATGGACATCCAACTTTACGAGAAAAAGCGGAAAAAGTTGATGAAGTTGATGATAATGTAAGAGAAACTTTGGATGAAATGGTTGCTCTTATGAGAAAGGCTAATGGAGTGGGACTTGCAGCAAATCAAGTGGATATTGCCAAAAGATTTTTTGTGCTTGAGCACGACGGGATTTTAAAAAAGGTTGTTAATCCTGAAATTCTGGAATTTTCTGAGGAAATTGCAGATATGGAGGAAGGATGCTTGAGTATTCCTGGGGTTTATAAAAGGGTTAATCGTCCTGCAAAAATCAAAGTAAAATATTTGAATGAAAATGGGGAAGAAGTTGTTGAAGAATTGGAGGAAATGTGGGCTAGGGCATTTCAGCATGAATTTGACCATATTGAAGGGATTTTGTTTACAGATAGGCTTTCAATTTTGAATAAAAGGCTTGTTGCTAAAAAGCTGGATGTTTTAAAGAAGGATTTTGCTAAAGGTAGAGTTTACAGGGACTTGGATTAG
- a CDS encoding amino acid ABC transporter ATP-binding protein produces the protein MADLKVLLELSDIKKEYKKGVPALKGVSLSVNKSEVVVILGPSGCGKSTLLRCINGLEEIQSGEIKLQGNVINKDKTKWHLIRQRIGMVFQSYELFDHMTVMQNLLLGPLKVQKRDKKEVAEQAEKLLERVGLLDKKNSYPRELSGGQKQRIAIIRSLCMNPEIMLFDEVTAALDPEMVREVLDVMLELAKEGMTMIIVTHEMEFAKAVADRIVFMDSGEIVETNYPLEFFRNPKTERAKKFLNIFNFEKKDKMESALLI, from the coding sequence ATGGCAGATTTGAAAGTTTTATTGGAGCTTTCTGATATAAAAAAAGAATATAAAAAAGGCGTACCCGCACTAAAAGGAGTTTCACTTTCAGTAAATAAAAGCGAGGTTGTAGTAATACTGGGGCCTTCTGGATGTGGGAAAAGTACACTTTTAAGATGTATAAACGGACTTGAAGAAATTCAGTCTGGAGAAATAAAATTACAAGGAAATGTTATTAATAAAGACAAGACAAAATGGCATTTAATACGCCAGAGAATAGGAATGGTATTTCAAAGTTACGAATTATTTGATCACATGACAGTTATGCAAAATCTTCTGTTAGGACCGCTTAAAGTACAGAAAAGGGATAAAAAGGAAGTTGCGGAGCAAGCGGAAAAACTGCTCGAAAGAGTAGGACTTCTAGATAAAAAGAACTCATATCCAAGAGAACTGTCAGGAGGGCAGAAGCAAAGAATAGCAATTATAAGATCACTATGTATGAATCCAGAAATAATGCTGTTTGATGAAGTTACAGCGGCACTTGATCCTGAAATGGTAAGAGAAGTGCTGGATGTAATGCTGGAACTGGCAAAGGAAGGAATGACAATGATAATCGTTACTCATGAAATGGAATTTGCTAAAGCGGTTGCGGATAGAATAGTATTTATGGATTCTGGAGAAATCGTTGAAACAAATTATCCACTGGAATTTTTTAGAAATCCAAAAACTGAAAGGGCTAAGAAATTCTTAAATATATTTAATTTTGAAAAAAAAGATAAGATGGAATCGGCTTTGCTGATTTAA
- a CDS encoding amino acid ABC transporter permease — protein sequence MDFNFIVENIPKYLEAMKLTVFIGIFGIIFSILIGIACALVLYYRVPVVRQIVGIYIELSRNTPLVIQLFFLYFGLPKIGITFNSYVCAVIGLSFLGGSYMCEAFRSGLESVSKGQRESGLSIGLTESQLITNVILPQAFTVSFPAIAANIIFLLKETSVIGILALMELMYLTRDLIGLYYKTNESLFMLVAAYLIIILPVSFVLTVIERRIRYATVGN from the coding sequence ATGGACTTTAATTTTATAGTAGAAAATATTCCTAAATATTTAGAAGCAATGAAATTGACTGTGTTTATAGGAATTTTTGGAATTATATTTTCAATATTGATTGGGATAGCTTGTGCATTGGTGCTTTATTATAGAGTTCCAGTGGTTAGGCAGATTGTGGGAATTTATATTGAACTTTCGAGAAATACGCCACTTGTAATACAGCTGTTCTTTCTGTATTTTGGGCTTCCAAAAATTGGGATTACATTTAATTCGTATGTCTGTGCTGTGATTGGATTATCTTTCCTTGGCGGAAGTTATATGTGTGAGGCATTTCGGAGCGGACTGGAGTCAGTTTCAAAAGGGCAGCGGGAATCTGGACTAAGCATCGGGCTTACAGAATCACAGCTTATAACTAATGTGATACTGCCACAGGCATTTACAGTTTCCTTTCCAGCGATAGCGGCAAATATAATATTCCTTTTAAAGGAAACTTCAGTAATAGGAATTTTGGCTTTAATGGAACTGATGTACCTGACTCGGGATTTGATAGGGCTATATTATAAAACGAATGAAAGCCTGTTTATGCTTGTTGCAGCATATTTGATTATTATTTTACCAGTTTCGTTTGTTTTAACAGTAATTGAAAGGAGAATAAGATATGCAACTGTCGGGAATTGA
- the recG gene encoding ATP-dependent DNA helicase RecG → MKTYNLLYENLENVKIKGVTKTNIPKFKKLGVSTLYDLLYFFPRAYENRNNYKKIGEILADEFVILQGTVVNVANQYIKSGRTMFRAVLSDDSGMIELVWFNNRFVKNGIHIGDEITVYGKVRKTMKFQLVNPEYKKIKQASFDIQEQKQILPIYPSTESLRQQAIRKVMENALMDYGYLLQENLPKEFLQKEKLLGRKEAVLNIHFPENEEKQSKARKRFMLEEILLLEMGILQNRFSVDKANKNIYKLEDNKSLVSKFIKSLDYKLTRAQKRVIKEIYSELKAGKIVNRLIQGDVGSGKTIVSFIMLLYMVENNYQGVIMAPTEILAMQHYLGIIDEFMNLDVRVELLTGSVKGKKKEKLLNEIKEGLVDIVIGTHSLIEDNVIFKNLGLIVIDEQHRFGVTQRKLLRDKGNLANLIVMSATPIPRSLALTIYGDLDVSIIDELPAGRSPIKTKWIQNEIDRQKMYNFMEKKMKDGRQVYIVSPLIEESETLNVKSAQETYEEYISIFPNRKIGLMHGRQSYKEKQKVMEQFKNHELDILVSTTVIEVGVNVPNASIMVIRDAQRFGLSSLHQLRGRVGRGKYQSYCFLESETTNEISVKRLKAMEETTDGFKIAEEDLKLRNSGEILGTRQSGVSDMLFTDIVKNVKEIKLVHDFVVEYLEKNDGKIENEFLKMDIYKKFFNNSED, encoded by the coding sequence ATGAAAACATATAACTTGCTTTATGAAAATTTGGAAAATGTAAAAATAAAAGGTGTTACAAAAACAAATATTCCAAAATTTAAAAAATTGGGAGTTTCTACACTTTATGATCTGCTTTATTTTTTCCCAAGAGCTTATGAAAATAGAAATAACTATAAGAAAATTGGAGAAATATTGGCAGATGAATTTGTGATTTTGCAGGGAACAGTTGTAAATGTGGCTAATCAGTATATAAAATCTGGAAGGACTATGTTTCGGGCTGTTTTGAGTGATGATAGCGGAATGATTGAGCTTGTGTGGTTTAATAACAGGTTTGTGAAAAATGGAATTCATATTGGGGATGAGATTACGGTTTATGGAAAAGTGAGAAAAACTATGAAATTTCAGCTTGTAAATCCTGAATATAAAAAAATCAAGCAGGCTAGTTTTGATATACAGGAACAAAAGCAGATATTGCCAATTTATCCATCTACAGAATCACTTAGACAGCAGGCAATCAGAAAAGTTATGGAAAATGCCCTGATGGACTATGGATATTTGCTGCAGGAAAATTTGCCAAAGGAGTTTTTACAGAAGGAAAAATTGCTTGGAAGAAAAGAAGCAGTTTTGAATATTCATTTTCCAGAAAATGAGGAAAAGCAGAGCAAGGCACGGAAAAGATTTATGCTTGAAGAAATTTTGCTTCTGGAAATGGGAATTTTGCAAAATCGTTTCAGCGTTGACAAGGCAAATAAAAATATTTATAAACTTGAAGATAATAAAAGTCTTGTAAGCAAATTTATAAAAAGTTTGGATTATAAATTGACAAGAGCGCAAAAACGTGTGATTAAGGAGATTTATTCTGAATTAAAGGCTGGAAAGATTGTAAATAGGCTGATTCAGGGGGATGTTGGCTCTGGAAAGACGATTGTTTCATTTATAATGCTTCTTTATATGGTTGAAAACAATTATCAAGGTGTAATTATGGCGCCTACAGAAATTCTTGCAATGCAGCATTATCTGGGAATTATAGATGAATTTATGAATCTTGATGTACGAGTGGAACTTTTGACTGGGAGTGTGAAGGGAAAGAAAAAGGAAAAATTGCTGAACGAGATAAAAGAAGGACTTGTTGATATTGTAATTGGAACACATTCTTTAATTGAAGATAACGTAATTTTCAAAAATTTGGGACTAATTGTAATTGATGAGCAGCACAGGTTTGGAGTAACACAAAGAAAACTCTTACGTGATAAGGGAAATCTTGCCAATTTAATTGTTATGAGTGCCACTCCAATTCCACGTTCGCTTGCACTTACAATTTATGGAGATTTGGATGTTTCGATTATTGACGAGCTGCCTGCTGGAAGAAGTCCGATTAAGACAAAGTGGATACAAAATGAAATTGACAGACAAAAAATGTATAATTTTATGGAAAAGAAAATGAAGGATGGACGGCAAGTTTATATAGTGTCGCCGTTAATTGAAGAAAGTGAAACTTTGAATGTAAAATCGGCACAGGAAACTTATGAGGAATATATTTCAATTTTTCCAAATAGAAAAATTGGGCTTATGCACGGACGTCAAAGCTACAAGGAAAAGCAGAAAGTCATGGAACAGTTTAAAAATCACGAACTTGACATTTTAGTTTCCACAACAGTAATCGAAGTTGGAGTAAATGTGCCAAATGCTTCGATTATGGTAATCCGTGATGCTCAAAGATTTGGACTTTCTTCGCTTCATCAGCTGCGTGGAAGAGTTGGACGTGGGAAATATCAGTCCTACTGCTTTTTGGAATCTGAAACGACAAATGAAATTTCGGTAAAAAGATTGAAAGCTATGGAAGAAACAACAGATGGATTTAAAATTGCTGAAGAAGATTTGAAATTACGTAATTCTGGGGAAATTTTAGGAACAAGGCAAAGTGGAGTGTCTGATATGCTTTTTACGGATATTGTAAAAAATGTGAAGGAAATTAAACTTGTGCATGATTTTGTGGTGGAATATTTGGAAAAAAATGATGGGAAAATAGAAAATGAATTTTTGAAAATGGATATTTATAAAAAGTTTTTCAATAATTCAGAAGATTAA
- a CDS encoding DMT family transporter, with product MKQYLADFGLLFVGIFWGLGFVFVKIGLNTGIDPFYLSAIRFLVGGLILYGIFFRKIGNFTKHDIFAGLIVGIFQFFGYAFQTYGAMLTTASKNAFFTSINVIIVPYIFWLLHKKRPDVFAFLASVICVMGVAVISFDRKMNLANLNFGDILTIISAVFFAGQIATNGYFSKKVEPLKLVIMQMLVAGILFVANFFIFSDVSKVEKPAGMMLVSIIYLTIFSTAIPTVLQTFCQKYTTSTRASILMSTESLFAPLFAFFILSERLSLRVAVGAGLVLFAVLVSETKLGFKKIEE from the coding sequence GTGAAACAGTATTTGGCAGATTTTGGGCTGCTTTTTGTGGGGATATTTTGGGGACTTGGATTTGTATTTGTAAAAATTGGGTTAAATACTGGAATTGATCCATTTTATTTATCGGCGATTAGATTTCTTGTGGGAGGGCTTATTCTTTACGGGATTTTCTTTAGAAAAATTGGTAACTTTACAAAACATGATATTTTTGCTGGATTGATAGTTGGAATTTTTCAGTTTTTTGGATATGCCTTTCAAACTTATGGGGCAATGCTTACAACTGCCAGTAAAAATGCTTTTTTTACTTCGATTAATGTTATAATTGTGCCTTATATTTTTTGGCTGCTGCATAAAAAGCGTCCCGATGTTTTTGCATTTCTGGCTTCAGTCATTTGTGTGATGGGAGTTGCTGTAATTAGTTTTGACAGGAAGATGAATCTTGCAAACCTTAATTTTGGAGATATTTTGACAATTATAAGTGCGGTGTTTTTTGCAGGGCAGATTGCAACGAATGGATATTTTAGTAAAAAAGTTGAGCCGTTAAAATTGGTCATTATGCAAATGCTTGTGGCGGGAATATTATTTGTAGCAAACTTTTTTATTTTTTCAGATGTGAGTAAAGTTGAAAAGCCTGCTGGAATGATGCTAGTTTCGATAATTTATTTGACAATTTTTTCAACGGCGATACCGACAGTGCTGCAGACATTTTGCCAAAAATATACGACTTCTACGAGGGCTTCAATTTTAATGTCGACAGAATCGTTATTTGCTCCACTTTTTGCATTTTTTATATTAAGTGAAAGATTATCACTTAGAGTGGCAGTTGGAGCAGGATTAGTGCTTTTTGCGGTGCTAGTATCAGAAACTAAATTGGGATTTAAGAAAATTGAGGAATAA
- a CDS encoding cysteine ABC transporter substrate-binding protein codes for MKKNFERFVKIIAILVLGVFAISCGKGGKGSAEPGSIEAIKKAGKIRIGVFGDKPPFGFVDENGKNQGYDIYLAKRLAKDLLGDENKIEFITLEAANRVEYLLSNKVDIILANFTVTDERKQKVDFAKPYMKVSLGIVSPEGAPIKDVKELKGKKLIVNKGTTAEIYFTKNYPDIELLKYDQNTETFNALLDKRGAALAHDNTLVFAWATENPGFVVDIKQLGEQDYIAPAVRKGNKELLDWLNTEIDALTKEGFFEKAYKATLEPVYGNKVDPKTVIIENK; via the coding sequence ATGAAAAAAAATTTTGAAAGGTTTGTAAAAATTATTGCAATCTTAGTTTTAGGAGTATTTGCAATAAGCTGTGGAAAAGGTGGAAAGGGAAGTGCTGAGCCAGGATCAATTGAGGCAATAAAAAAAGCGGGAAAAATAAGAATAGGAGTATTCGGAGATAAGCCGCCATTTGGATTTGTGGATGAAAATGGGAAAAATCAAGGATATGATATTTATTTGGCAAAAAGACTTGCTAAAGATTTATTAGGCGACGAAAATAAAATAGAATTTATCACATTAGAAGCTGCAAACAGAGTGGAATATTTATTATCAAATAAAGTTGACATTATTCTAGCAAACTTTACAGTAACAGACGAAAGAAAACAAAAAGTTGATTTTGCAAAGCCTTATATGAAAGTGTCGCTAGGAATTGTTTCGCCAGAAGGTGCTCCAATAAAAGATGTGAAGGAGCTGAAAGGTAAAAAATTGATAGTGAACAAAGGAACAACAGCAGAGATTTACTTCACTAAAAATTATCCAGATATAGAATTGTTGAAGTATGACCAAAACACAGAAACATTTAACGCATTATTAGATAAAAGGGGAGCTGCACTCGCACATGACAATACTCTAGTATTCGCATGGGCAACAGAAAATCCAGGATTTGTTGTGGATATTAAACAGTTAGGGGAACAGGACTACATTGCTCCAGCTGTAAGAAAAGGGAACAAGGAACTGCTAGACTGGCTAAATACTGAAATAGATGCTCTTACTAAGGAAGGATTCTTTGAAAAAGCATATAAAGCAACTCTTGAGCCTGTTTACGGAAATAAAGTTGATCCAAAAACAGTAATTATCGAAAATAAATAG
- a CDS encoding ribonuclease J, with protein MSEKEKGEFGNQILKRNFSKKEDINKIKSGMKRFRRKSTNRRHLDEKNEIRYIPRVNDRNRHIDRKVDGKEEKMYVIPLGGLEEVGKNMTAFQYKDEIIVVDAGLTFPEDEHLGIDVIIPDFSYLESNRHKIKGLLLTHGHEDHIGAIPYFYQKLGTENIPMYGGRLTLALARAKFEKKDAKLPKEKVISGRTILKVSKYFTVEFVSVTHSIADCYAICIKTPAATILHSGDFKVDLTPVDGEGFDFGRLAQLGEEGVDLLLSDSTNAQIPGFTPSERTVGESLKDEFAKAKGRIILAAFASHVHRLQQIVNIATKHGRKIAIDGRSMVKIFEICSNLGYLKIPRDTMIDIDKVETYPANKVLILCTGTQGEPLAALSRIANGTHKHISLREGDTVVISATPIPGNEKAATKNINQLMKRDANVVFEKGIGIHVSGHGCQEEQKLMINLVKPKYFLPVHGEYAMIKKHKELAMAVGIPEKNVILTENGAKLELSKNSFRSVGRVPSGATFIDGFGIGDVGNAVLKDRQNLADDGIVIITISQYRNGKFNRQIELVTRGFVYNKDAESLLSETKKLVRTELANMENEGIKEIGKIKQKIRAKVGEFLNKETDREPIILPIIMEV; from the coding sequence ATGTCAGAAAAGGAAAAAGGCGAGTTCGGTAATCAAATCTTAAAAAGAAATTTTTCCAAGAAGGAAGATATTAATAAAATAAAATCTGGAATGAAAAGATTTAGAAGGAAAAGTACGAATCGAAGACATTTAGATGAAAAAAATGAAATACGTTATATTCCAAGAGTAAATGATAGGAATAGACATATAGACAGAAAAGTGGATGGAAAAGAAGAAAAAATGTATGTAATCCCACTTGGAGGTCTTGAAGAAGTTGGAAAAAATATGACAGCTTTTCAATACAAGGATGAAATTATTGTGGTGGATGCTGGTCTTACATTTCCAGAAGATGAGCATTTGGGAATAGATGTTATAATTCCTGATTTTTCATATCTGGAATCAAACCGTCATAAAATAAAGGGACTTTTATTGACGCACGGACATGAAGATCATATAGGGGCAATCCCTTATTTTTACCAAAAGTTAGGGACAGAAAATATACCAATGTACGGTGGAAGATTAACACTTGCACTTGCAAGGGCAAAATTTGAAAAAAAGGATGCAAAATTACCAAAAGAGAAGGTTATTAGCGGAAGAACTATTTTAAAGGTGTCAAAATATTTTACGGTTGAGTTTGTAAGTGTAACACACAGTATAGCAGACTGCTATGCAATTTGCATTAAGACTCCTGCAGCAACTATTTTACATTCTGGAGATTTTAAGGTTGATTTGACGCCTGTTGATGGGGAAGGATTTGACTTTGGAAGATTGGCTCAGCTGGGAGAAGAAGGAGTGGATCTTTTGCTTTCAGATAGTACAAATGCACAAATACCAGGATTTACGCCATCTGAAAGAACAGTTGGAGAAAGTTTGAAGGATGAATTTGCAAAGGCTAAGGGAAGAATAATTTTGGCAGCTTTTGCTTCACACGTTCACAGATTGCAGCAAATTGTAAATATTGCGACAAAACATGGAAGAAAAATTGCAATTGACGGAAGAAGCATGGTAAAAATCTTTGAAATATGTTCAAATCTTGGATATTTAAAAATACCGAGAGATACAATGATTGATATTGACAAAGTTGAAACCTATCCAGCGAATAAGGTGCTTATATTATGTACTGGAACACAGGGAGAACCGCTTGCGGCACTTTCCAGAATTGCAAACGGGACACACAAGCATATTTCATTAAGAGAAGGAGATACAGTTGTAATTTCTGCAACACCTATTCCTGGAAATGAAAAAGCTGCTACCAAAAATATAAATCAGCTTATGAAACGGGATGCAAATGTTGTTTTTGAAAAAGGAATTGGAATACACGTATCAGGACATGGCTGCCAGGAAGAACAAAAATTGATGATAAATCTTGTAAAACCTAAATATTTTCTGCCTGTGCATGGGGAATATGCAATGATTAAAAAACATAAGGAATTGGCAATGGCAGTTGGAATACCTGAAAAAAATGTTATTTTGACAGAAAATGGAGCAAAATTGGAATTGTCTAAAAATAGTTTCAGATCTGTTGGAAGAGTGCCGAGCGGGGCTACATTTATTGATGGATTTGGAATTGGCGATGTTGGAAATGCTGTGCTGAAGGATAGACAAAATCTGGCAGATGATGGAATTGTAATTATTACGATTTCTCAATATAGAAATGGAAAATTTAATAGGCAAATAGAGCTTGTAACACGTGGATTTGTGTATAATAAGGATGCGGAAAGCTTGCTTTCTGAAACAAAGAAACTTGTTAGAACAGAGCTTGCTAATATGGAAAATGAAGGAATAAAGGAAATTGGAAAAATTAAACAAAAAATAAGGGCAAAAGTTGGAGAATTCCTTAATAAGGAAACAGATAGAGAGCCTATAATTTTACCAATTATAATGGAGGTTTAG
- a CDS encoding divergent PAP2 family protein, whose product MSGGILFGNRLLDVAVISCFSAQFYKVFFPLFKGQKPQWARLIQTGGMPSSHASTVVSLVTGVFLLKGFRSVEFAIAMVFAGIVLYDATGVRQQAGKHARAINRLVDAIEHNDGIEIINEKFKELLGHTPIEVFWGSILGIAVGLLFKGYILG is encoded by the coding sequence ATGAGTGGAGGAATACTGTTTGGAAATAGATTACTTGATGTTGCGGTAATTTCATGTTTTTCGGCACAGTTTTACAAAGTTTTTTTCCCTTTATTCAAGGGTCAAAAGCCTCAATGGGCAAGGCTTATCCAGACTGGCGGAATGCCAAGTTCCCATGCTTCGACAGTAGTTTCCCTTGTAACAGGCGTATTTTTACTAAAGGGATTCAGGTCAGTTGAATTTGCGATTGCAATGGTGTTTGCCGGGATTGTGCTGTATGATGCGACAGGAGTAAGACAGCAGGCAGGAAAGCATGCAAGAGCTATAAATAGGCTGGTGGATGCCATTGAACATAACGATGGTATAGAAATTATTAATGAAAAATTTAAGGAGCTTCTGGGACACACTCCAATTGAAGTATTTTGGGGAAGTATTTTAGGAATTGCTGTTGGACTTTTATTTAAAGGATATATATTGGGATAA
- the yhbY gene encoding ribosome assembly RNA-binding protein YhbY: protein MIQLSSKERAFLRKLAHNLDPIVRIGKDGIDENVINSIAEVVKKRELIKVKILQNSSVKFDREMGDEIARGTKSIFVDKIGNILIFFKPKHKKDAKITPEFDKFRKSKAKK from the coding sequence ATGATACAGCTTTCAAGTAAGGAGAGAGCTTTTTTAAGAAAATTGGCACATAATTTAGATCCGATTGTGAGAATTGGGAAGGATGGAATTGATGAAAATGTGATAAATTCCATTGCAGAAGTTGTGAAAAAAAGAGAATTGATAAAAGTAAAAATATTGCAAAATTCATCAGTTAAATTTGACAGGGAAATGGGAGATGAAATCGCTAGAGGTACAAAATCAATATTTGTTGATAAAATAGGGAATATATTGATTTTTTTCAAGCCTAAACATAAAAAGGATGCAAAAATTACTCCTGAATTTGACAAGTTTAGAAAAAGTAAAGCTAAAAAATAG